From Serratia fonticola:
TTTACGAACAATAGTCGTAAAGCCGTATTCCATCAACACCTTGGAGAAACGGTCGACGCGGCTGTTGGAGCTGCGGCCATAAGGTGCCCCAGGGAACGGGTTCCATGGGATCAGGTTGATCTTGCACGGCGTATCTTTCAGCACTTCCGCCAGTTGGTGCGCATCGTCGGTGCTGTCGTTGATGTGATCCAGCATCACGTACTCAACGGTGACCCGCCCTTGGTTGGCATTGGATTTTTCCAGATAACGGCGTACCGCCGCCAGGAAGGTTTCAATATTATACTTGCGGTTGATCGGCACGATCTCGTCGCGGATCTTGTCGTTAGGCGCATGCAGCGAAATGGCCAGGGCCACATCGATCATATCGCCCAATTTGTCCAAAGCGGGTACGACACCGGAGGTAGACAAGGTAACGCGGCGCTTGGACAGACCAAAACCAAAGTCATCCAGCATGATTTCCATCGCTGGCACCACGTTGGTCAGGTTAAGCAACGGCTCACCCATGCCCATCATCACCACGTTGGTGATAGGACGTTGGCCGGTGACCTTGATGGCACCCAGGATTTTAGCAGCACGCCAAACCTGGCCGATGATTTCCGAGACGCGCAGGTTGCGGTTAAAGCCCTGCTGAGCCGTGGAACAGAATTTGCACTCCAGTGCGCAGCCTACCTGTGAAGACACGCACAGGGTGGCGCGATCGCCATCTGGGATATAGACGGTTTCGACCTGTTGATCGCCCACCTTGATGGCCCACTTGATGGTGCCATCGGCCGAACGCTGCTCTTCTGCAACTTCCGGCGCACGGATTTCCGCCACGCGCTGTAATTTATTGCGCAGCACCTTGTTGATGTCGGTCATCTGCTCAAAATCGTCGCAGCAATAGTGATACATCCACTTCATCACCTGATCGGCGCGGAAAGGTTTTTCACCCATGTTGGCGAAGAATTCGCGCAATTGCTGACGGTTCAAATCCAGCAGGTTGATTTTGGCGGTAGCCGGTTGTTCCGTTTGCACGGTCAGGGAATTATTTTCAGACAAGGTATGCTCGGGCGCGATGGGTTCTAACATAATGATCTCTTAGCCTCGTTATTACACGTTATGGCTTGAAGGAGTGTGTAGGGGCGCTGCATGCTGCGCCCATGTTCTCTGCGGCGAAGCGATTCGCCCCATTAGTTTGGCAAAACTAACGGAAAAAGCACGCCCCAGGCAAGATAGCTTCCCTGGGGCGCGGCATTGTACAAATTTTAGTAGCGGGTTTCTACGTCTGAACGGCTTTCACGGCATTTTTATTGTATCTGCCGGTAAATAGCCTATTTCAGCAGAAAAACGCCCGCAATTAGCGTGGGCAGATTTCGCTTTCGTTAAAGAAATAAGCGATTTCACGCTGGGCAGATTCTACTGCGTCTGAGCCGTGAACGGCGTTGGCAGTGAAGCTGTCTGCATAGTCAGCACGCAGGGTGCCGGCCAATGCGTTGTCCGGGTTGGTTGCGCCCATGATGTCACGGTTACGCTGTACGGCGTTTTCGGCTTCCAGAACCTGTACCACGATCGGGCCAGAGGTCATGAACTCCACCAGACCGTCGAAGAAAGGACGACCTTTGTGCTCAGCGTAGAAGCCTTCGGCCTGTTCGCGAGTCAGACGCAACATTTTAGATGCGATGATTTTGAAACCCGCGCGCTCGAAACGAGCATAGATAGCGCCGATGTCATTGTTAGCTACAGCGTTTGGTTTAATGATGGAAAAGGTACGTTCTACGGTCATGATGGCCTCTATTATGTCTTCCAAAACAGGCCGGGCGATAAGGTGAGGTGCCGGCCTTTCAAGTGGCGCAGATTATATGTGCGCTGTTAACGCTTGCCTACGGGAAAATCAACATTTCATTAAAAAAAAATTATCTTAATCCTCGATAGTCAGCGACAAATTGGATCCTGACCTATCGGCTTACTGGGTTTTATCGGTCGATGGGATCATATTTCGCAGCCAACTGCCCCAGCGACGCTGATAGAAGGCCTGGGTATGGGTGATCAGATAATGGCTCACGCCCCGCGCATTCTCTTCTACCAGGCAAAAATCAACTGGCTCATCGTTCGGCGCAGTTTCGCTAGCCACCATACCGGCTTCGCTGATCAACGCTTCAATCTCTGCCGGGTCGCCATCCACTTCCAGACCCACCAGCAGGTTCGGCTTCTCATCTACGGCGCGATCGTGCATCAACGCCAGGAAAGCGCGGCGTACCGGTTTCCGCTGACTGAACAAGGTCGTCAGCGCATCCACCATCGCCGCCGGATACTCTTCAGGCTGCCCCAGCAGCAACTGGGTTTCGGTATCGATATAGCGCTCTGCCGGTTTCACTACGCCACCGGTAGCCAACAGCATGGCGATCTCGGCTGGCAGGAATTCCTTGCCATGGGTGCCTTTCGGGTTCAGGAACAGTTCGGCACCTTGGGTGATTTCAAACAGCACGCGAGCGGGCATGGCGATAAAGGGTTGCTCATCCTCCACCGCGTTTTGCAGCGCCTCCAACGAGGTGAAGAAAGGCACCACGCTGCTGCCATCCTGCTTTTCCCAGTGCTGAATGTTCACCGGCGTCTCGGCATTCAGCGTAATTTCACCGTCGTGCGGCACCTGCTCGCTGTCACCCAGAATGTAGACCGTTGAATCCAGCAGTTCGCGGAAAAACGCCGGGCGGTGCGCCGGTTCCGAGGCCGCCAGCCTCAGCAGGCGCTCAAGCTCGTTTTCGCCCGCAACGGCGTCATCATCATGATGGTGGTGGGAACTCATTGCCGACTCCTTCAATGTATCAGGGGCCCAGCATGCTGGGCCCCTACGGAAAATTTGGGATAATCGAGGTGAGAAGTTTTCCTGCTTCAGTGATCTTCCCCTCACCCTAACCCTCTCCCACAGGGAGAGGGGACTGAACGTGCCACCACTTTATTACGGTACACGTCCTCAACATTCATCCTGTTACAGATTAACGTCTACACCTGCCCACGACACCGAACGGCTCCCTCTCCCTGTGGGAGAGGGTTGGGGTGAGGGGCCAATACAGGTTACTTGGCTTTGCTCAGTAACAGGTTGGCCAGCGTACGCACGCCCAAACCCGTTGCGCCTGCTGACCACTGATCCACGGCACCTTTACGGTAGGTGGCAGAACAGTCGATATGCAGCCAGCCCTTTTGGTAATTCTGCACAAAGTGTGACAGGAAAGCCGCTGCGGTGCTGGCGCCAGCGGTGTAAGCCGGGCCCGCAACGTTGTTCAGTTCAGCAAAGTTTGACGGCAACTGGCTGCGGTGGAACTCCGCCAGCGGCAGACGCCAGAACGGCTCGTGCTCTTCATCCGCACTGGCCAACAGCTCTTGCGCCAGCGCATCGTCAAAGCTGAACAGCGCGTGGTAATCATTTCCTACCGCCGTTTTAGCTGCGCCGGTCAAGGTCGCACAGTCAATGATCAACTCCGGGTTTTGCGCGCTGGCATCGATCAGGCCATCGGCCAACACCAGACGCCCTTCCGCATCGGTATTCATCACTTCAACGGTTTTGCCATTACGATAGCGGATAATGTCGCCCAGTTTAAAGGCGTTACCGCTGACCATATTGTCCGCACAGCACAGATACAGTTTGACGCGCTGCTGCAAGCCGCGTGCCACCGCTAATGCCAATGCACCAGTGATAGTGGCCGCGCCGCCCATATCGGACTTCATCGAGTCCATAAACGCGCTCTGCTTGAGGCTGTAGCCGCCGCTGTCGAAGGTGATCCCTTTACCTACCAGACAGGCAAATACCGGTGCTTCTGGGTTGCCCGTCGGGTTAAAGTCCAGCGCCAACAGCACCGGAGAACGATCGGAACCCCGGCCAACGGTATGGATACCGGCGTAGTTCTGCTCGCGCAGGTCTTCACCTTTGGTGATTCGATAGCTGACGGCATCGCACCCAACAGCACACATCAGATCAACCGCGCGGGTTGCCAGTTGCTCTGGCCCCAGCTCTTCCGCTGGCATATTGATGGTGTCACGCACCCAATCGACAATCTTCAGGCGCTGTTGCAGCTCTTGGCTTTCCGCTTCCGGCAGCTCAGCCCATTCAACGCTACGCTGCCCTTTCGGCCCGCGATAGCCCTGCCAAAACGCCCAGCTGTTTTCCAGGTCCCAGCCTTCCCCGGCCAGTTTCACTTTCTTGATGCCCTGGCCATCAATCCTGCGTGCCGCGCGCTGGATCAGGCCCAGTTTGCCGGAATTGCTCAGATGGATGGTGATGCCTTGGTCATTGGTGCTCAGCAGCGCCTTTTCACCCCAGCGCGCATCGGCGGGTTGCTGGGATAGCGTGATCTGCATGATTTCGGTTGTCATAGCCTTACTCCGGATTCCCCCCTTCATTCTTCACTCTATCAAGCGAAATTCATTGGGGATTTTTATTGTATACCCTATGGATTTCAAGTTGCAGCTAGGCGACAAGCTATCTCATCCCCAGGAGCTTACTTTTGGGTAAGTGACTGGGGTGAGATAGCGCAGGTAACAACGCTGCGGCTTGAAAGACGACGGGTATGTCGGATACAAAATAAACGGGCTGCCTTTGGCAGCCCATTTCGCTATTTACTCTGCTTCATCTAACCAGACCAGCAGGATCGCTTCCAGTATTTTTTCATTGGAAGCCTGCGGTTCGTCGTCAAATTCTTCCAGATCGCAAATCCACTGGTGCATATCGGTGAAACGCACGGTTTTCGGATCGGTATCTGGATAGGCATCGTACAGGGCTTCGCCGATTTCGCGGCTGTCTGTCCACTTCAGTCCCATTAGTAGCTCCTAGTGCTCGCGTGCGTGGTTGACGGTATAACGCGGCATTTCGACCACCAGATCGTCTTCGGTGACCCGGGCCTGGCAGCTCAAGCGGCTTTCCGGCTCCAGTCCCCAGGCTTTGTCCAGCATGTCGTCTTCCAGCTCGCTGCTTTCGGCCAGGGAATCAAACCCTTCACGCACGATGCAGTGGCAGGTGGTACAGGCGCAGGATTTCTCACACGCATGTTCAATTTCAATACCGTTACGCAGTGCGACATCGAGGATAGTTTCCCCAACTTCCGCTTCCAGTACTGCCCCCTCCGGGCATAGATCTTGATGGGGCAGGAAAACAATTTTCGGCATGGTTAAACCTCATCCACAGAATGGCCAGCCAGCGCACGGCGAATGGAGGCATCCATGCGGCGCGCGGCAAAATCTTGGGTTGTTGCATCGACTATTTTTATTGCGGCCTCGATCGCAGCAGGATCGGAGCCTTGTATCACTTGCTGGAGCTCGGCTACCGCGTTGTTGATAGCCAGGCTTTCTTCGTCACTCAGCAGAGCGGCATCGCTGGCCAGTGCACCTTGCAGGCTTTCCAGCACGCGGGAAGCTTCTACCCGTTGCTCCGCCAGCTTGCGAGCACCGACATCGCTTTGCGCATTGGCCATCGAGTCCTTCAACATGCCGGCAATTTCGGCATCGGACAGGCCATACGATGGCTTGACCTGAATGGAGGCTTCGACGCCGGTGGATTTCTCCATCGCCGTCACGCTCAGCAGGCCGTCTGCATCCACCTGGAAGGTCACACGAATATGTGCCCCACCGGCAGGTAGCGGCGGCAAGCCACGCAGCGTAAAGCGCGCCAGCGAACGGCAATCTTGCACCAGTTCACGCTCGCCTTGCAGCACGTGGATCATCATCGCGCTCTGACCGTCTTTAAAGGTAGTGAACTCCTGCGCACGCGCCACCGGAATGGTAGTGTTACGCGGGATCACCTTCTCAACCAGGCCACCCATGGTTTCCAGGCCAAGCGACAGCGGGATCACGTCCAGCAACAGCATTTCGCTATCCGGCTTGTTACCTACCAGGATATCCGCCTGGATAGCAGCACCGATCGCCACCACCTTGTCCGGATCGATCGACGTCAGCGGCGTACGGCCAAAGAACTCGCCCACCTGTTCGCGTACCAAAGGCACACGGGTTGAGCCACCAACCATCACCACTTCCAGCACCTCATCGGCACTGACGGCGGCATCTTTCAGCGCGCGGCGGCAAGCCATCAGGGTACGTTTCACCAGCGAGGCAATCAGCGTTTCGAACTGTTCGCGGGTCACTTCACCCTGCCAACCAGCAATATCTACCGTGGTGCTCTGCGCATCGCTCAGGGCGATTTTGACCGCAATCGCGGCATCCAGCAATTGGCGTTGCACACCATGATCGCTACGATCGCTAATGCCGGCCTGTTCACGCAGCCAGTCCGCCAGCAGATGATCGAAGTCATCGCCACCCAATGCGGAATCACCGCCGGTAGCCAGCACTTCAAACACGCCACGGCTGAGGCGCAAAATGGAAATATCAAAGGTACCGCCACCCAGATCGTAAACAGCGATCACCCCTTCCTGACCTGAGTCCAA
This genomic window contains:
- the pepB gene encoding aminopeptidase PepB; translation: MTTEIMQITLSQQPADARWGEKALLSTNDQGITIHLSNSGKLGLIQRAARRIDGQGIKKVKLAGEGWDLENSWAFWQGYRGPKGQRSVEWAELPEAESQELQQRLKIVDWVRDTINMPAEELGPEQLATRAVDLMCAVGCDAVSYRITKGEDLREQNYAGIHTVGRGSDRSPVLLALDFNPTGNPEAPVFACLVGKGITFDSGGYSLKQSAFMDSMKSDMGGAATITGALALAVARGLQQRVKLYLCCADNMVSGNAFKLGDIIRYRNGKTVEVMNTDAEGRLVLADGLIDASAQNPELIIDCATLTGAAKTAVGNDYHALFSFDDALAQELLASADEEHEPFWRLPLAEFHRSQLPSNFAELNNVAGPAYTAGASTAAAFLSHFVQNYQKGWLHIDCSATYRKGAVDQWSAGATGLGVRTLANLLLSKAK
- the iscX gene encoding Fe-S cluster assembly protein IscX is translated as MGLKWTDSREIGEALYDAYPDTDPKTVRFTDMHQWICDLEEFDDEPQASNEKILEAILLVWLDEAE
- the fdx gene encoding ISC system 2Fe-2S type ferredoxin, yielding MPKIVFLPHQDLCPEGAVLEAEVGETILDVALRNGIEIEHACEKSCACTTCHCIVREGFDSLAESSELEDDMLDKAWGLEPESRLSCQARVTEDDLVVEMPRYTVNHAREH
- the sseB gene encoding enhanced serine sensitivity protein SseB, which codes for MSSHHHHDDDAVAGENELERLLRLAASEPAHRPAFFRELLDSTVYILGDSEQVPHDGEITLNAETPVNIQHWEKQDGSSVVPFFTSLEALQNAVEDEQPFIAMPARVLFEITQGAELFLNPKGTHGKEFLPAEIAMLLATGGVVKPAERYIDTETQLLLGQPEEYPAAMVDALTTLFSQRKPVRRAFLALMHDRAVDEKPNLLVGLEVDGDPAEIEALISEAGMVASETAPNDEPVDFCLVEENARGVSHYLITHTQAFYQRRWGSWLRNMIPSTDKTQ
- the ndk gene encoding nucleoside-diphosphate kinase, encoding MTVERTFSIIKPNAVANNDIGAIYARFERAGFKIIASKMLRLTREQAEGFYAEHKGRPFFDGLVEFMTSGPIVVQVLEAENAVQRNRDIMGATNPDNALAGTLRADYADSFTANAVHGSDAVESAQREIAYFFNESEICPR
- a CDS encoding bifunctional tRNA (adenosine(37)-C2)-methyltransferase TrmG/ribosomal RNA large subunit methyltransferase RlmN, whose protein sequence is MLEPIAPEHTLSENNSLTVQTEQPATAKINLLDLNRQQLREFFANMGEKPFRADQVMKWMYHYCCDDFEQMTDINKVLRNKLQRVAEIRAPEVAEEQRSADGTIKWAIKVGDQQVETVYIPDGDRATLCVSSQVGCALECKFCSTAQQGFNRNLRVSEIIGQVWRAAKILGAIKVTGQRPITNVVMMGMGEPLLNLTNVVPAMEIMLDDFGFGLSKRRVTLSTSGVVPALDKLGDMIDVALAISLHAPNDKIRDEIVPINRKYNIETFLAAVRRYLEKSNANQGRVTVEYVMLDHINDSTDDAHQLAEVLKDTPCKINLIPWNPFPGAPYGRSSNSRVDRFSKVLMEYGFTTIVRKTRGDDIDAACGQLAGEVIDRTKRTLKKKMAGEPINVRAV
- the hscA gene encoding Fe-S protein assembly chaperone HscA, which produces MALLQISEPGLTAAPHQRRLAAGIDLGTTNSLVATVRSGQAETLADLEGRYLLPSVVHYQATEHQVGWSARAQAAQDPVNTVSSVKRMMGRSLADVQQRYPNLPYQFQASDNGLPMIVTAAGLVNPVGVSADILKALATRAKAALEGELDGVVITVPAYFDDAQRQGTKDAARLAGLQVLRLLNEPTAAAIAYGLDSGQEGVIAVYDLGGGTFDISILRLSRGVFEVLATGGDSALGGDDFDHLLADWLREQAGISDRSDHGVQRQLLDAAIAVKIALSDAQSTTVDIAGWQGEVTREQFETLIASLVKRTLMACRRALKDAAVSADEVLEVVMVGGSTRVPLVREQVGEFFGRTPLTSIDPDKVVAIGAAIQADILVGNKPDSEMLLLDVIPLSLGLETMGGLVEKVIPRNTTIPVARAQEFTTFKDGQSAMMIHVLQGERELVQDCRSLARFTLRGLPPLPAGGAHIRVTFQVDADGLLSVTAMEKSTGVEASIQVKPSYGLSDAEIAGMLKDSMANAQSDVGARKLAEQRVEASRVLESLQGALASDAALLSDEESLAINNAVAELQQVIQGSDPAAIEAAIKIVDATTQDFAARRMDASIRRALAGHSVDEV